In Flammeovirgaceae bacterium, the sequence CCTCCGGCCGGATAGACGCCAAAAGCTGTGCGTTTAAAGTTATCCGGTGGAATACCGCTGAAATCGCCAAAGTCGCGACCCCAATAGCCATCGCCTACAGCACAGAAGGGAAAGCCTGCATAGTGCGGTGGCGGACTTACGTTAATGCAAAACAACTCATTTACATCAGTTGTCGTAGCCGATACCTGACGATAGAAGTAATAGCGGATACGCGGGTCAACAAAGTTTTTTCCGTTATACATCTGATCCATCAGGTAATTGCTTTGGTAGTAACCGGCCCCATTCAGGTAATCACCGGTAAAGTACGGATGCCGGCTATCCGGATTAGCATTTGTGGTAGAATACCTGAAGTTAAAGTCTTCAGCATTCGACCCTGCATCAATCAAATCATTCTCGGTTACCAAGGCTTCTATATTTGCTTTGGCGCTGGCATCCACCAATCGGGTTTGCAGATATGCTCTCAACTTCAGTGTTTTTGCAAAGGTGCGCCAACGCGTTCCGTTACCTCCATAATAGAGATCGTTTTTCGGAAACGCCAGCGAATTGTTATCCGGATCAGCATCCAAGTCTCGGGTAAAGTCGGCAATGGCATCATCCAATATGGATATAGCCTCGGCATACATAGCGGCTTGGTCGTCTTGAGGGGGATTGAAATTGGCCGGATCAAAAGCCTGTGAATAAGGCACTGAACCAAAATAATCAATCAGGGTCATCATGGTATAGGCCTGAATCACCCGGGCCATACCGGCATGGAAATACAATTGCCTCTCTTCGAATACAGGCAATGTATTTACAATGTTTATAAGGATGCTTGAATACGCACCGCTCCAAAGCCCGTCAAAACTGCTGGCGTTGTAACCGTTTTCATAGGTAGGCCCATAGAAATGGATCAACCGCGTCATCTGCATACCGAAATCACTGGCTTCCCAAAAGAAGTCAGCAAATTCAAGCTGAATTCCATTCAGGATAAAATCCGGATCAGCCTGGCCGGGCGTCAACGTGCTGGGATTTTCCAGCTTGTTCAGGTCGCATGAAAGTGCACCGACCAGAAGCATTGACAACAATATTTTTTTAATCAGTTTCATTTTAATACAAGTTTTACGATTTAACCATTAGAGATTGATTCGCAAGCTGACACCATACCGTCTGGATGACGGACCCGTGATGAGTTCAAGGCCCAGGCCGTTGCTAACACCCGTGCTCAATACATCAGTATCAAAGTTTACATACTTCGGGAAGTTTACCG encodes:
- a CDS encoding SusD/RagB family nutrient-binding outer membrane lipoprotein, encoding MKLIKKILLSMLLVGALSCDLNKLENPSTLTPGQADPDFILNGIQLEFADFFWEASDFGMQMTRLIHFYGPTYENGYNASSFDGLWSGAYSSILINIVNTLPVFEERQLYFHAGMARVIQAYTMMTLIDYFGSVPYSQAFDPANFNPPQDDQAAMYAEAISILDDAIADFTRDLDADPDNNSLAFPKNDLYYGGNGTRWRTFAKTLKLRAYLQTRLVDASAKANIEALVTENDLIDAGSNAEDFNFRYSTTNANPDSRHPYFTGDYLNGAGYYQSNYLMDQMYNGKNFVDPRIRYYFYRQVSATTTDVNELFCINVSPPPHYAGFPFCAVGDGYWGRDFGDFSGIPPDNFKRTAFGVYPAGGNFDNSSFTAVNQNMGLRGAGILPIMNAAFTEFMKAEAALTLNSAIVGNPRTLLEAGIRKSIDKVKAVGAPVAGTSPLIPGTTAINNYVNDVLALYDAAGTDNERLQVIIKEYWIALYGNGIDAFNTYRRTGKPADLQPTLQPNGGNAYRSFTYPSVYVTRNNTVTQKPSNKVQVFWDTNPENFID